The DNA sequence GAGGAAGATCCCCACGGTGATGGTGAGGATGGTGAGCTCAAAGGTCACGGGGATGAAGGCGGGCCAACCCAAAAGGGGCTTGCCCCCGGCGTTGTGGGGGTAGTCCAGGGTGGTGTAGATCTGCAGGAAAAGCCCCAGGCCCACCCCCAGAACCCCCAAGCCAAAGGCGATCCAGGGAATCCGCCCATCCCCCTCCAGGACCTCCTCGATCCCCTCCACGGGGTTTGGGGTGAGGGCCTCGAGGCGGCGGTATCCCCTTTCCTTGAGCACCCTTAAGGCCTCTAAAAGCCTTTCCGCCGAGTCAAAGTAGGCCATGAGTCCATACAGCATGGGCCCCTCCTAGTGCTTTCGCAGGCGGTGGAACAGGTGGACCATCTCCGCCACGGCAATGGGCGGGAAGATGCGGATGAAAAGGGAAAGGCCAAAGAGGAAGAAGCCGATGGTCCCGAGGAAGAGGGTCCAGTCCACCCAGGTGGGGTAGTAGAGGTGGAAGTTGCCGGGAACAAAGTCGTGGGAAAGGCTGATGACGACGATCACGAAACGCTCCAGCCACATCCCCACGTTGGCCAGGATGGAAAAGATGAAAAGCCAG is a window from the Thermus neutrinimicus genome containing:
- a CDS encoding DUF3341 domain-containing protein, with product MLYGLMAYFDSAERLLEALRVLKERGYRRLEALTPNPVEGIEEVLEGDGRIPWIAFGLGVLGVGLGLFLQIYTTLDYPHNAGGKPLLGWPAFIPVTFELTILTITVGIFLFLLYMNGLPLAAHPAVKAKEYVRVLLDEYGVFVYATDPRFDLESTKALLRELGAEVEEVRRG